Part of the Rhea pennata isolate bPtePen1 chromosome 17, bPtePen1.pri, whole genome shotgun sequence genome is shown below.
ACTGAGCTTCCTTTTTTAAGCAAGCAGAAGGTAAGTAACAAGCAACCATTCCCATCTCCACCCAGCACCTGCGGCTCTACTCACATCTCTGATGTCGCACATCTGCGTCCAGGTGAAGACCTGCTCCGGGGGAGGATAGACTGTGTACCGCTTCCTCTCTTCTGCTACAAACGCCATcagctggggaggggagggagagagcaggCGGGTTGCGCGCGGGAATGTCGCGGGCGGCCGGCAGCCCCACCGCGCCAGGCCTGCGCCCCTCGCTCACCTCCATGAAGTAGGGCTTCGAGAACTCATCGGCTAACTGCCGCCTCCAGCTCTCCCCGAAGCCGGCGGGCACGTTCCGCTCGGCCAGTCGCCGCAGAGCCGCCTCCTTGTTCTTGCGGATCCGCTCCAGCTGCGCCGGGCTCAGTGACGAGGCCTGGCCCGGCTCGGCTTCCGCCGCCTTCGGCTTCTTAGCGGCATTGGCCTGGGAATCGCAATTAGAGATGTGGGTGGAGAGGCGTCTACAGAGCAGGTGCTGCgcgccgcggcccaggcccaggccccgGCCGAGCGGCAGGAGCCGCCCGAGCCGCAAGAGCGGTGCCGCCGCCATCGCGCCCTCCCCGCGGGGCGGCTCTTACGGCGCCGCGCGCCCACGCGACTATTTCGCGGCAAAACAGCGTCGGGGCCTCCCTCATTGGCCGCTCGGCCGCCACGGCCACGCCCACAGGCTTTGTTCCCAAACTCCTGCTCCCCGTTGGTCGAAAAGAGAGGGCCCCGCGCCTCCCTATTGGTCTACTGCAGATGGAAGAAAGCCCATCTGCCTAGCAACCATGACGAGAGGCCTCTCTGGGCGCCTATTGGACAGCGGTGCAGAGCAGCCTCATTCAGGTGTGACAGAACCGCGAACTTTTTCGAAGCGGCCGCAGGACCGGcattctccccccccccgcccccaacgGTCACTAGTGTCACGCGCCCCCTCCCCTAacggccgccagcgccgcgcgcgccccccaGGCCCCTTAacggccgccagcgccgcgcgACCGCCCCCCAGGCCCCTTAacggccgccagcgccgcgcgACCCTCACCCCCCACACCGCGCCTTAacggccgccagcgccgcgcgACCCTCACCCCCCACACCGCGCCTTAacggccgccagcgccgcgcgACCCTCACCCCCCACACCGCCCCTTAacggccgccagcgccgcgcgcgccccccaGGCCCCTTAgcggccgccagcgccgcgcgacctcccccccccaggccccttaacggccgccagcgccgcgcgacctcccccccccaggccccttagcggccgccagcgccgcgccCCCCCACCCGCCCACCGCCCCTTAACGGCTGCCAGCGCCGCGCGACCTCCCCCCACCGCCGCGGTAcctcggcggcgccggccggctCCGGGGAGCGGCTGCGCTTCTtggccggcgcggcgctgaAGAAGCAGTGCAGCGTCCTCTGCCCGATCATGgcgcgggagggcggcggcggcggcgctgccccgcgagAGCCGGCGGCGGTGGTGGTAGCGGCGGCGGCACGGAGCAGTTTGGCGCCAAGAGCgccggaggggaggggaggggaggggcggcACCGCCCAcggatttgggggggggggggggggggagacgcAGCCCGGCGCATGCGCGCGCGCCCCTtccgcgggccgggccgggccggggggcggtgtcggtgcggcgcggccgccgctgcggcgCTCCCGGGGCTCGGTGCCGCGGCGGCCCGATGGACCGATACGTGCTCAAGCGGGCGGCGAGCGGCCAAGAGCcccccgggccgcgggcggcggcggcggcgggggaggccgggccccgcggcgggaagaggccgcggcgggaggcggcgggcgcggagccgccgccgccgtggcgGGAGATCCGGGCGGAGGGGCTGAGGTGCGACTACGGGGTGCTCTTCGGCGCAGCCGAGGCGGACGGGATTTTCcaggagctggagaaggaggTGGAGTACTTGGGAGGTAAAGGGAGCAGCGCCGCGCCGAGGGTTGTCGCACCCAGCGCGAAAACCCGTCGCCTAAAGGCCCCGCCGAAGGGCTTGCGGCGGCGTGCAGAGAGCTGCCAGGCGGCGAGGGACGCCTctgccggggcggcgggagctcGAGGAGCGAGGAGCACGCGTAGGCCTGAGCCTGCGGAGCGTTTCCTAGAGCTTTAAGCACGCGGAGTGGGCAGTTTCTTCCCCAAAGAACTGCAGAAGTCCTGAAACGGTGACAGGAGCTTGTTTGCAGACACAGTAGTATTTTACCTCTTCTCAGTCGTGTTGGTTCAACAGCAGGACACGATGGGGAGAAGCTGAAAGTTTTGTCTTCGTCCCGTTCATCCCTTTGGTTGTAAGGCAGCGCTGAACTTGAGCATTAAGTAGTTTGGTGGGACAGAAACCCTTGAACACAGATAACAGCTTCGGGATATCGGCTGCAATGTGCTGTTTTTATTGTCACACTGTAGTTATAATTCACAGTAGCTCCAAATCCAGTTGTGAATGGTAGAGGGTAATTGTTAACCGCTGTTGATCGAACCTgatatttaagataaaatatCCTAATGAGAATGCATAGTTAGTTTTGATCTCTCTTATCTCTCATTGAAACAGGTGAGCTGACAAAATTGCATGTGTTTGGCAAATGGCATAGCATTCCAAGGAAGCAGGTGACCTATGGCGATCCTGAGTTAACATACACTTACTCAGGCGTTACCTTTTCCCCTAAGCCGTGGATCCCAGTTCTCGACCATATCAGAGACCGCGTTGCTTTGCACACTGGACATACTTTTAATTTTGTCCTTATTAACAGGTATGTCTGATTTCTGATTGCATCAAGCAACTtcttgtttaaatgaaaaattgtttgTGCAACACTCTTGAGAGATCAGTGAGGAGTCATTTGGCATTCATTTCATTGGACTGGTGGAAAAACTAAGTAATCTCTTCTGTTTACAGGTATAAAGATGGTTGTGACCACATAGGTGAACATCGAGATGATGAAAGAGAACTGGTTCCACGCAGTCCTATTGCATCTGTGTCATTTGGAGCTTGCAGAGACTTTATTTTCAGGCATTGTGATTCCAGAGGGAAAAACGCAACACGCCACATTAAGCCCATCAAACTGCAACTAGCCCACGGTAGTCTGCTGATGATGAAGTATCCCACCAACGTGTATTGGTATCACAGCCTGCCCATCCGCAAGAGAGTACTTGCCCCAAGAATCAACCTGACATTTCGGAAAGTGATGCCTCTAGCCGGAAAGTGAAACGTTTAGCAAGTAGGTGTCTGGTGTTTTGACTTCAAGAACAGGAGCTTGCTTCCCTGACATAACTGGcaatttctctttcacagaTATTGATATTGAAGAATCAAGCAATTTAAGTACTGAGCAAAAAATGTGAACCAGGCTACAAGTATCTAAATTAGTGATTGGCTCTAAGCTTCAGCAGTAGATCTATCAGAGCTATCTCCCAGCATAACTTCATGAAATGTCTGCTCAGACAATCTGGGACTTCCCACACTGACTCAGTGCCAGCAAATGCTATATAGAGCATGAAGAGCTCCTGtagaaatgtttcttatttAACTAATGTGaacaagtgctttttttttttaaatcagatatAGTATATGTGGTTTGGCTTATAGCTTGGTATTTGTTTCAAGATATTACCACACCAGAACAGCCACTTTTAGTTGTAAGTTCATTCTTTTATTGCTACTGTACAGTTACAAAAATATCCTGAAGTGAAAACACAATTTCAAACAGCAGTGCAGTGGTTTGACTCTAATATACACTTTAAATAATATACacaataaaacaagaataatcTAAGTACAGAGATGGCATCTTGGAGGTCTGTATCCCATATATCTGATGTTTTATAACCTTTTACACTTTATTAACACCTTTTTCACCATGGAAGCTTGTGAATGACAAATACAGCATTAGTTGAGCTTCATGTGCCTGCACAGAGCCCACTGAATTCAAAAGGTGCGGCTTCGATGGCAAACATCTGCCAAAGTCTTTGATGCTTAGATTAGGCTGAGAGCATCTAGTGTGGCTCAGGACCATAAGCAGGGTGCTGACAGTTGCTTCCTTCCTCAGAATGAGGGCTAAGCCAAGACCACCTACTCCTCCTTTACAGTAAAAGctaaaagaagtgttttttacTCAACCCTCATCTCTATAGCCCTTGAAGAAACTTTCAGAGTAAATTTGCAGCTGAGTGAAAAAGAGCAGTTTATTATTGTCTGTGACTGTGCTTTCATTCTCATCAAACTGGCCCCTGCTTGAAAGCAGTTCTatgcaaaaggaaatgaaaaatattaaactgcaAACTTGCAGCAGTATGTGCCTTCATGTCACTGTTATAGGCTGATGAGTTTAAGACTCTTAGCCATTGTGCGCGTATATTCTGACTCCAGCATTACTGCCTTCTAAACAAAGTGACCTGTTCAGATGAACTTCACAAAGATTCATGGAGTTGAAAATCTCTAAACAGACCATGCCGAGAGTAAGTATTGCAGAATATATACTACTGGCAGTGGAAATGTTTTGAAGTTCTGAGGTACAAATGGTAGAATTGTTGGAGCTAGATGCTTTGCatgatatttttccttaggtGACACCCAGCACTGCTTTACAGAGCTCCTACTGCATATACCTGCTGTCCAGAGTGGAGGAATTTCTCCTCTCTTACTTTTGCAAGTCTGTTAGATCTTAGTTCAATGGCTAGAATGTTTTTGGCATTTTGcatccttttatttatttttttgcctttttgttatttttcccgTAAGTTAAAGTAGAAAGGTTAAAAACATGCTACTGCTACCCTAGTACAGAGGGACAGGGTTCTCAAGAACTAATATATCAATGGATTTATGTAgactgttttatatatattatgaGTGTTACTTGGAGCAGGCATTATGATCCATGCTCTGGAATGATGTCAGTGAAGTAAAGGATACAGATTTTCATATATATCCATTACTATTCCTATTCTGGTAGATTTCAAGCATCCCATTACAGAACTCTGAATGCTTATGAGCTTCCAGAAGAGATATGAATACAGTAAGGTACAAAAttgctctaaaaaaaaaaacattaagacaGTTACCATTTGAAAACTGAGTTGCCGTTTTACACTGAAAAAGCTAGTctgagaataaatatttttttgcctcCAAGGTACAAGGATAGAAAAGAGCTAAAAATAGCCTACATACTTTATTCCTGATAATTCAGAAGCAGTCAAAAGGGTAAtttttgcttctgctccctcTGTGGTTTGTCCGAGTTTTTTACTCAAAACAGTCTAGAGCAGCAAAGTACAGCTTACACAGACCTCCATATAAATAGAAGTATGTAATACAGTGACACCAGTCTTTTCAGACAACTGTACTACTTCACCAGACAAGTGCCTGCCAGTCCTGATTCAACTGTGCGTATTCTAACTTACAATGATGCTTGAGTGGCTATACATCTCAGCTCACAATTACAACCAGTACAAGCAAGCCAGACAGCATATATTTGAATGGATAATGAAAAATGGTAGTGTTAAGCATTAAAATAGGAAGGGTAAGACTAGAACACCAATTACAGTAGCCttaaaataatagcatttttaaaaggtgtaGTCAGTACTACCAGCAATATTACTCAACAATTTCATAGTGACAAAGAAAATTACAATACTGATTGCTAGCAAATGCTTCTGTCTCTTAATTTCACCTAAATTCCAAAGATACAGAGCAACAAATCAGTGTCTTAGCTTTGATTaaaaatttgatcttttttcctggaaaaagaaaaccagtttGAATCAGTAGAGGTATTTCTACAATGTATGAAGAACTGAAATGTTAGGAAAACAACATAAATAGGAAAGCAGTTTTTTGGATCATGCATGCTACATAGAGATGCCTTGCTTTATTGATTAGCCAGGATATTAAGTCCGATTCAGTTAATAGTTCTTCCCATCATCTTGAGACGTTTATCAGAACATAACTGGCATACAGCAGACTCAGACAATGGTAATGTAACCATTCAAATAAGCTCGAGGcactttattgtttttaaaatcattgcCTTTGATAACAGCTTCCTATCAACCACTTCTGGGGGCTCACCTATTCAGAAACATCTGCAGCGAAATGTATAGAATTAAGCATCTCCATATGATAACTTATATATGCATCAGGATAAGGAACATGGCCTTGGGAAGTCTCTGTTTGAAATGCCTGCTTCAGAGCTGCAATGCAGACGAAGTATTACTGAAACAGCATAAATGCTTCTCTAATGCAGATACACTTTGGACTGCACAACATTAGCAGACCGACTTTGGGTAGTGTCATTTTGGTGTGAAACACTTAACTCCCAGCAGGAGCCAGCCATTGCCATAGAGGAAGGGGAAAGTTAAAGGGCCTGTGGTGGGTTATTTGCATAATAGACAGGAGGTGCAACGTAGATCTCATTAGAGCAATTTTGTTAGTTTTTGTCCTTAAGCTCTCTTAGTCACTCTTCGGTCTTCAACTCCAAACTTTGGTGCTGTACCCTTGAGTGAACACGCTCATAAAAAAGCAAGTAAGCGCTAGATGAAAGGACTTCCTGCAAGCTAGCTTTGCGAACAGTGTCATCTGAAATCCATAACCACTGATTGCTGATAGAGAGTGGGTTCTTAGGGGAAGGTGGAGAGCGACGGTAAGTCACAAAGTGTCCAGAATGCATGTCTCCATGATGAACTACAACTGCCATCAGACGGTAAAGGTATACAGGGGAACTGAAGGgcaaatgagaaaaaggaagggTGAGCAACTCTTGcagatcacacacacacacacaccagaaGAAGCCCCAGCTGCTTTGTGTTTAtctggggggagagggaggggtATTCTCTGAGAAAAGCAACTATACATTGGTCACAGACATGAAAATGGGTGAACATTCTCAAATAGAGATGCACCAAGGCAGGATGCACCAAGGCAGGTTGTACCAACAAGTAGAGCTGTGGCAGCTCTATCTAACTGAAATTGAGCTTAAGTCATCTGTTAGAATTTATgtaatagttttaaaaactgtaagaataagatgaaaaatgaaagggagGGGTAGAGCAGAACAGCAATAACAACATGATGGCTATTCAGTAGGATGATTGCTGCAACATGAACCAGCATATTCTGAATTTTGCTTCTAACATACTCTACTCCCTTTTCTAGCAGGAGAGAAATGGAGCCAAAGACAACCACCAAAAATCAGCCAAAGAGATGAGCAAATGATTTCTGCACAGGACCTAGGATGGATGTTAAATTCTATGACTACACAAACTCCCAATAAAGAGatagaataaaagaaaacaagatttgcAGAGACAGGGATTGTAAGATAGGTACAAATCTCTAACTTACCTGCATTCAGGGAACGCAGTAAGTGGAAAAGTTCCCGAGGACATTAAAAATGAAGGGGAGCAGGCACCATTCATAAAGAGTGATTTAGTGCTACATGACTGCTCTGCATCTGCCAAAGAAAGTAGAGAGTAACTTATCTTTTGTGTTACAAATCAGTAAAACTGTTTCTACAGTGCCTTCCATCAGAGGATGTGAGAGTTCTCtacttattttaattaactaCATGTCACAATGCTGTAGAGATGCAGAGCAATATAATATCCAAAGACAGTGGTAATTGTTTTTACAtgacaaatataaaaatgaccACTTTTACAGAATCCTTACTATGTGAAATACTGAGTTGCCTAAGTGACATAAATTATTAGATAGATTTTCTAATTGTAAGAAGCTACCATTCTTACAGAATCCTTTCTGTGCTTGTGCTGAAGCATtagaagagattactaacaaGATAATCTTTAGGATGACTTCCTGACTTCAACATGCACTCATCCTTTGGACTAAAACATGCCAACTTTACACTggttttcttgttgttttgtttggtttttgttttgtatttagcAGAATCAAATTAAACGGTAAAAAATGAACTGTATACCTGGACCAGGGTATCTCAATGCTTGCCAGAAAAAAGGACTCTACTTGTCCTCTTAGCACACATCCAAAGATGCACATTCACTATATGCATCCTATATTCATTCTGCAGATTAGAATGCTTTGTTTATCACTGAAATGTAGAAATAaccaatatattttattttttcaaactaaATACCTGAAGGTTTTACTGCTGTCCCATCCTTTGTTTCAGAGGTTGTCCCTTCAGGGTTTTTCTGATTCAGATCATTCTGGTTTGATTTATGAACAGGAATGTGATATTTGTAGATGTCCATTATCAGGAACTCATTGAACTGAACATGTTCATGACGTTTCAGAGGAGTGCCTTGGTTTGACCAGCTCAGTCTTTGTAGATGGATACACAAACACTGAGGGAGCTTCAGCAAGTTTCCGTAGAGAAGGAAAGTCAAAACACATATTAAATGAAGAGAAGCAGCTGTAAAAGTTAAAAGCATACTAAGGGAACTGGAAAGTCTAGTGGATGAGGAAATCAGTCGTTGACCTGTTCCCTCATGTGCTACTTTATCTGCATATAAGCTTACTGGCAGTAGTATTTCTAAAGACAATACAAATCCAGAAACTTGGTGATAATACTACTACTGCTCTCTACATGGTAGGATAGCTAATATTAGAGAGTCTTCTCCacatgggagagaaaaaaaaatcagtaagaataCATGCATGTTCCTTAACAACCTATCTGTCAATCTCATTCAGCTTGCTGATCTGTGAGGTAGAAATGAGGATCAGAATGAGTTGGAGTGAATTGTTGTAAGACATTTACTAATACCTAATAAGCTATGGTTTGGCACAGTGAAATTGTcgtgggggaaaaaaaggcaaatagtTACTGAACACTCAAAAGTAACACCAGAGTTAACCTCTGTCAATCAGGGTTAACTTGAGACTCTTAATTACAGACCAATGCCCTCTTGTCCACTGCATTATATGATCACAGAACAAAGAGAGACTCTTATTAAGGGCTTCTAATCTAAATTGTACCTGCTGTTTAACACCACATTCACTTATTTAAACCAGCtgtattcagaatattttaatttctttgaaacATGCAATTGCTAAACAACATAAAACAGGTTGTATGTGGATCACTTCAGTTCCCATGGAAATCAAAAGTTACTGACATACGAACTGCAGCTGACCAAGCTCATGCTTGAGTGCTTTGCTGAATAACAGTAGAACACTCATTCTTTACGCGATAGACTCTGGTGCTTTGCTGAATTGAGGCCTCAATGCCTACAGATATTTGACAAATGAGCTCACTTTTTCAAGTAAAACATTAAAGAAGTTTAATATCAAGAAGTGGATATCAAGCAAAAAGATTGAAGAAGGAAATTACTGTTTAATAGGATTTAGGAATTGATTTTGAGAGTTAACTTGCCTCACCTTTCCTAGCTTTAATTGTTTAACAAATGTTGTTCTCTGGTTTTCTATGCTCTGTCCACACAGAGTCCCTTCTGCCTGAATCTGaaatcagagggaaaaaaataagagccATTTGATTTTACATGCTTTATCAACTTACACAGAATAATACTGTGGATTTGCACACAGTAAACAGCAGTGATTTCTTATCGAGACCTATGCTCAGTTCATTAATTACAATTAAAATTTCCCACCAACTTTTTTCAgaatcagaattaaaaagcaaaatcaagtaGAAATGAGCATTTATAGAACAAAGATTCTAGATTTAAGTTTAGCCTTAAGctatttattgaaataaatattttggctCTATGCTATCATTAAACTACAGGCAactgtaaaatactgtttaaaatgtcagaacaaGAAACTATCCCAAATATTAGctaaataagtattttattctgtagttGCCAGGTATTACCAAATTTGCAGTGTTAATAATAAGTTAAACTTCAAAATACTCTGAGATAATAACCCACTTAAAACATAAGAAATCCTAGGTAGGCTAGAGGCTTCTTTAAGTCACaaacaaagg
Proteins encoded:
- the ALKBH2 gene encoding DNA oxidative demethylase ALKBH2, which codes for MDRYVLKRAASGQEPPGPRAAAAAGEAGPRGGKRPRREAAGAEPPPPWREIRAEGLRCDYGVLFGAAEADGIFQELEKEVEYLGGELTKLHVFGKWHSIPRKQVTYGDPELTYTYSGVTFSPKPWIPVLDHIRDRVALHTGHTFNFVLINRYKDGCDHIGEHRDDERELVPRSPIASVSFGACRDFIFRHCDSRGKNATRHIKPIKLQLAHGSLLMMKYPTNVYWYHSLPIRKRVLAPRINLTFRKVMPLAGK